GTACCCAGTTCGATCCCGAAGTTGTTGCGAAATTTGTAGAAATGTGTGGAGACAGGAATTTAGCGGTCGAAGAAGCCATTGCACAAGGATGGAATCATGTAGGAATAGAACGTCACGGAGATACGGGAAATGGTCATTCGAGTTGAAGGCCATTTCCCTTCATGATAAAATTCATAATTAGGTATCGACGTGGGAACCTTTACCGGTTCCTTTTCCGTTGAATGGAGGCAATTATTCGATGTTAAAGATGTTGTCCAACCTCGTCAACCGATTCAGTGAACGGGAAGTTCGACGGTATCGAGGCGTGGTCGCAAAAATTAATGCATTGGAGCCGCAAGTCCAAGCGTTATCCGATGAACAGTTGCGTCAGAAGACGCAAGAATTTAAAGACCGAGTGGCCAACGGAGAAAGTTTAGATCAATTGCTTCCCGAAGCCTTTGCGGTGGTTCGAGAAGGCTCTCGACGTGTTCTGAATATGCGGCATTTCGATGTCCAGCTGATTGGAGGCATGGTGCTCCATGACGGACGAATTGCGGAAATGCGTACCGGTGAAGGTAAGACGTTGGTCGCAACACTGGCAGCGTATCTGAATGCTCTGGCAGGAAAAGGGGTCCACGTGGTCACTGTGAATGATTATCTGGCTCGACGTGATGCACAGTGGATGGGCCAACTGTATGAATTTCTGGGATTGAGTGTTGGACTTATCCAACATGACATGGAGTCAGATGAAAGGCGTCAAGCCTATGCAGCCGATATTACCTATGGGACCAACAACGAATTCGGATTTGATTATTTACGTGACAACATGGTAATGACCACCGAAGAGATGGTTCAACGAGAACTGCATTATGCCATCGTTGACGAAGTCGACAGTATATTGATTGATGAGGCCAGAACCCCTCTGATTATTTCTGGGCAAGCGGACAAGTCACCGGATTTGTATTACCAATTTGCGCGGATTGCGGCCAATCTGCGAGAAGATATCGATTACACCATCGATGAGAAATTAAAGACCGTGGCCCCGACAGAAGCTGGGGTTGCCAAGGTTGAAAGGATGCTTGGCGTAAGCAATCTGTATGACGACGTCAACATTGACTTGTCCCATTATTTGAACCAAGCCTTGCGCGCCAAGGCTCTTATGAAGCGTGACCGCGATTACGTGGTCAAAGATGGGGAAGTTATTATCGTCGATGAATTTACTGGACGTCTTATGTTTGGCCGTCGGTATTCTGATGGCCTTCACCAGGCGATAGAGGCTAAAGAAGGCGTTAAGATCCAAGATGAAACCCAAACGTTAGCGACGATTACCTTTCAAAATTATTTCCGCATGTATCACAAATTATCGGGAATGACAGGGACAGCAATTACCGAAGAAGAGGAATTTCGGAAGATTTATGGTCTCGATGTTATTGTGGTGCCGACCCACAAACCCATGATTCGTAAGGATTATCCCGACGTTGTTTACAAAACAGAAGCGGCCAAGTTTCGCGCCGTGGTCCGTGAAATCGAGGAACTCTATAAACAACGCCGTCCCGTCTTGGTTGGTACGGTGTCGATCGAAAAGTCAGAACGCCTGAGTGCCATGCTGAAAGAAAAAGGGATTCCGCATACCGTACTTAATGCGAAGTATCACGAGCAAGAAGCAGAAATTATTGCTAAAGCCGGGCAAGCTGGTGCGGTGACCATTGCGACCAACATGGCGGGTCGAGGAACCGACATTGTGCTTGGCGAAGGTGTTGCAGAAATGGGCGGGCTTCATATTATCGGGACGGAGCGCCATGAAAGCCGCCGGATCGACAATCAGCTCCGAGGACGTGCGGGTCGGCAAGGAGATCCGGGATCTTCACGATTCTACCTGTCACTGGAAGATGATTTTTTGCGTTTGTTTGCGGCTCAAACCCTGTCGAATCTTATGGATCGCCTAGGAGTCGAAGAAGATGAGCCCATTGAAAGTCCGATGCTGTCTCGGGCTATTGAATCAGCGCAAAAGAAAGTCGAAGCCCGGAACTTCGATGCCCGGAAACAGGTGTTGCAATATGATGACGTGATGAACTTGCAGCGGGAAGTGATTTACAAACAGCGCCGTGACATTCTGACCAAGGAAAATTTGAAAGAAGACATTTTGCACATGTTGTCCGATCTGATTGATGATGCCCTGGCGGTGCATTGTCCGGCCAATTTGCATCCGGAAGAATGGGAAATGCAGCCTTTAGTGGATAGCTTGGAGGAAATCTTCTTGCCGCAAGGAACACTGAAGGCCGAAGATTTGGAAGGCATGGGCCGAGACGAGTTACACGATACCATTTTGGAAGCTGGAACTCGTGTGTATGAGCAGAAAGAAGAAGAATTCGGATCCGAAGCCATGCGAGAATTAGAACGGATGGTCTTGTTACGGGTGGTCGATTCGAAGTGGATGGAACATCTTGACGCGATGGATAATTTGCGTGAAGGTGTGGGACTTCGTGCCTACGGTCAACAAGACCCATTGGTTGAGTACAAAAAAGAAGCCTACGACATGTATCAAAACATGTTGGGAGCAATCCGGGAAGAAGTCGTTCGGATGATGTTCCATCTGCAGCTGGCTCCCCAACAACCCATGCCGGTGATGGAGCCGGTGGCGACCATTGCCGAGGAAAATCCGCCAGTCCATCGACCTTTTCAAGTGATTCAAGGCGGACAGGGACA
The Sulfobacillus thermosulfidooxidans DNA segment above includes these coding regions:
- the secA gene encoding preprotein translocase subunit SecA → MLKMLSNLVNRFSEREVRRYRGVVAKINALEPQVQALSDEQLRQKTQEFKDRVANGESLDQLLPEAFAVVREGSRRVLNMRHFDVQLIGGMVLHDGRIAEMRTGEGKTLVATLAAYLNALAGKGVHVVTVNDYLARRDAQWMGQLYEFLGLSVGLIQHDMESDERRQAYAADITYGTNNEFGFDYLRDNMVMTTEEMVQRELHYAIVDEVDSILIDEARTPLIISGQADKSPDLYYQFARIAANLREDIDYTIDEKLKTVAPTEAGVAKVERMLGVSNLYDDVNIDLSHYLNQALRAKALMKRDRDYVVKDGEVIIVDEFTGRLMFGRRYSDGLHQAIEAKEGVKIQDETQTLATITFQNYFRMYHKLSGMTGTAITEEEEFRKIYGLDVIVVPTHKPMIRKDYPDVVYKTEAAKFRAVVREIEELYKQRRPVLVGTVSIEKSERLSAMLKEKGIPHTVLNAKYHEQEAEIIAKAGQAGAVTIATNMAGRGTDIVLGEGVAEMGGLHIIGTERHESRRIDNQLRGRAGRQGDPGSSRFYLSLEDDFLRLFAAQTLSNLMDRLGVEEDEPIESPMLSRAIESAQKKVEARNFDARKQVLQYDDVMNLQREVIYKQRRDILTKENLKEDILHMLSDLIDDALAVHCPANLHPEEWEMQPLVDSLEEIFLPQGTLKAEDLEGMGRDELHDTILEAGTRVYEQKEEEFGSEAMRELERMVLLRVVDSKWMEHLDAMDNLREGVGLRAYGQQDPLVEYKKEAYDMYQNMLGAIREEVVRMMFHLQLAPQQPMPVMEPVATIAEENPPVHRPFQVIQGGQGHQTKKDDHQLGRNDPCWCGSGKKYKRCHGANQESQ